In the genome of Plectropomus leopardus isolate mb chromosome 19, YSFRI_Pleo_2.0, whole genome shotgun sequence, the window TAGACTGCACAGTGTCCTGCTCAAACTTCTTGATGTCCTCTTTGACCAGAACCATTTGCTCCTTTAGAAAAGAAGCCTCCTGTTTCAAAGCCTCCACATCTCGCAGCACTCTGGGCATGTTTTGGAGGGCCTGATTACTGCTCTctacacacagaaatacagcagCCTTTCAGTTAATGAAGGACATAAGGAGAAATCAGAACTTtcataacattttaatatagtTGGTGCCAGACTCAGAAGAAAATGCAAGCAGACATTAAATGCAGTTCTCTTTGGTATAGGATTCAACATTGTTAATAAACAGagatcaaacaaaaaccaactTACCGCTGCACCCTCAATAGATTAGTGTGATTTTGTACAATGTAataaccaacttggcaagaaatgtgaaaaggttcaataaattagcaaaaggtgacaaagaaaatgggTAACAATCataacaaaattatcaaaaaaactaTTGAAAGATGTCCagcaaactatatttataattttttaatgatatgtttaaaattatgtaagaaaaaaaaaacgattttttttttattttaaatttagtttttgtcttctacttttttttgcatactttcaggtaattttcttgtatagtttttatttatttattaattgattacTAAATTTGGGTGGGGCAATTAGTAGGTATATCAATATTGGTATTGGTTATTATCCTGATGGGTTGTTTTGtatccaatatcatgcatctcTAACATTAGTTGCCAGTTTATGTGTTAAAACAGTCCAACACAACACTTCAATAAGTCTGTCTTCAGTAAGGGGAGGTGTTGATTCATTCTGAGGTCATTTTGGAGGCTTTGTGTTGGTGTCAAATTGTGATGCTTATTACTTAGGAGTGTTTCTAATAATCACGCTTACCTTCACTGACACAAAAGGCTGTACGGAACATTAGAAACAACTatcaatcaaacaaacactATGCACGAAATATGTAGGAATTAACGCAAAGCTCTTGTTTCAGTAGGCTGCATGCCATTTAGCTAGTTGTCATAAAGCGGAAACTGGGTGACAGcaagagaaaacacacattgtgCAGCCGAGAGaagaaatcctacaaactgtTAACGTGGCGTTGATACAAAGCGTCGTTGGTGTACTTTAACTATTTACCCTCAATGGCATTGTTGACTTCCTGGATgaacagctgcagcttcatgACCAGCGTGGCTGCGTGTGTATCCGCCTTCCCTGGCGCGTCCTTCTGCACCACCTTGAAGGCGCCGTTTACCCAGTCTTTCACATCAAAATCATCGTCCAGGAATTTGGAGAAATCCATCTGGCCTCGTCACTCCTTTCCCAGAGCTAGAGGCTGGGCGGTGTTCAGTCAAACTCTTGTGGTGCAGTGCAGTCTGTGTCATCGACCcattgctaacgttagctagtttTTCCCAAACAATGGCTTCGACacgaatataaaataaatagcccaagaaaatgaaattatcatTACAACTAGATAGAGTTCCAACAAGGCGACGGCTTCCTCCagagttgtttttaaatatccacggctttaaaaagagaaaagtaacGACATAGTTGTGAGTGTTTGATAGTGGCAGAGAGAGCTACTGATACTTGACAACAACTTCCGATTCGTGCTTCCTATTTACCTTCCCCAGAAACAACCGCCAGCACAACAAACCTACCTGCTgaattaaaaatctttttttaacgCAGTGACGAATTTTTCGTCAATCAAATTGgactttttgtgtattttaaattaaaatttatcaCATAAAGTCGAAGGAAAGGTGAAAGCGGTTTGCTTGAAGTGGTGTCACAAGTAAGTATATCCGTGCAGAAACgtatgagttttttttagcttggtTTTAGATGCCCCCTCTGTTTAGACTTCGCAATACCCCAGACTTTGTCTACCCCTAAAATATTTTAGATTACTACATTTGAGTATACATTAAAGTGTTACCATTACTGTATATGCATTATGCATTTGTCTGCAACATGAATGTATGCAATCTGCTGCCTTCTTGAGTCCAAACAATCATACAAAACagtctatttttctttctcaaattAATGAAAATGGATATTGTAAATATAAGGTATTCAAATTAAGATTGCaatttgttttcaatttaaataattgttCCTACTGTCCCCACTTGCCCAGGAAGGCAGAATTTGGAGAAAATGCATTCCTTGTACATGTTATATAATTGCACCTTCCACATTTTGACTGGGCtcttaaaaattgaaaaaatgttggcgGACATTTGTGTATATACAGGAGTAAAATTATTGCCATTACTGTTCAAGTAGACTGTGAGTGATAGAAGGTTAGCTCACGTCAACACAAAAGTGTTCAAGCTCACCCTGCTCTCCCCAGAAACGCAATGTAGTAGTATGTTTGGATCACATCGGAAAAGTAAAGAACATACATGTTTGAAGTGTTAATAATACTGCTCAGCATCTACAGAAAATCATCTTTTAGCATagttaacaaacacacaatagtGTATATTAAGTAACATGATGTTTGATAGCAGGACACACAACAGAGGTCAGCCAGTTGGTCAGGGAGCCAAAGCAGATCTGCCATAACTAGTCCTCACTGGTGCCCATTTAACTATAGGATTAGGGATCTCATTTTGGTTATATCAtatcagctgcagcagactTTTATTGCTTCACACAGTTGCTTTCATGAATATTATGCAAaccaaaaaaggagaaaggagtATATGGAAAGTAGAGCTGGAAGGCAGTCAAGCAACTGAAAGCACACCTCAAACAGTTTCTAGCGGCTCTCTGGGAGGATATACATAACAAAGACTTTTCAACTGCTCTTCAGCTCATTTCAAAAGATGGGATGCATTGATGATATTAAGGACAACGTGTCCAAGGCGGTGTTCAGTCCTTCTACTCTGTTAACAGGGCGAGGCGGGCTGCACATGGCTCAGATCATCCTGTCTGTGGTCACATTTGTCCTGGCTGCCTTCAGAGGAGGGAGCAGCCATACCTACTGGAACTACGCCATGTTCACCTGGGCTTTCTGTCCCATCATGACcctcatcatcaccatcattgaGATGTTCAAGCTTGATATCGTACTCAATTTGTTTTGCATGAACTGGTCGGACTTTACTACAGGGATGGCCATGTCCTCTACGCTCATGACTGTCTCTGTCGCTATCACCTATGCCAACTTCTACGCCTGCCTGAAGTGCCCGTATGGCTGGGTAGTGAGTATATTTGCCTTCTTGTGTGGCTTGCTCTACACACTTGAAGTGGTGAAGGACAAATTCATGGACAAGAAGAAGGGGAGCTACCTGGCCGCTCTGCCTGGATTCTGGAAGGTCATGGAGGCCTTCGTGAGCTGCATGATTTTTATCTCACTGACTGGTTACAGAGACAAGCCAGCTCTGATCCTGTGTGTGGTAGCATATATTATTCCTTTCCCCATCCTGCCTTTAATCATAGTCACCAACATCCTCAAGAAACTGAAGACCTGTTTGCCATTTAACCTGGACAGGTTTGTGTTTATATTCCTGGTGATCTCTGTTGTTCTGTATATATTTGCTGCTATTGTGTGGCCCATTTTTATGTTCAGGAACAACCCTCGACCCAGTGACTGTCCACCCAGCTTCTGTATCTGGGCCATACAGTTTATGGTTGCATTTATGACCTATGTGAATCTCATTCTTTTCACTCTGGATCTCATCTTTACCCTGCTCGGTATCTGTGGCTTTAAACGCACATAGTGGTGAAGTTCTACCATTGTAGAGCGCCCTTTAAGAACTATTTGTACAGGACCAGCTATTTAGAGGTCTCTATTTTAAATAATGCTTTTAAAccccagttaaccctttgaaatttggacataccaacatcagtttttgtgctttattcagatgcctttcacaagcatggAATcatttcaaacctgagcaaattggtttgatttctttcaaaaacataaaaaaaacaagtaaaaaaatggTTAAAGGTGACAGGCAAACGaccctgaaaataagttttaaagagagagagagaaaatgattaggaaatatacaaacataaaaataggaaaaaatatccagaaaactatatagtGGCTGGGCCCCCGAAAGCTAAGCCACAAGCAGACTGAACTCAGGATCAGTTTACACAGCATATGTG includes:
- the LOC121958544 gene encoding myeloid-associated differentiation marker-like protein 2 — protein: MGCIDDIKDNVSKAVFSPSTLLTGRGGLHMAQIILSVVTFVLAAFRGGSSHTYWNYAMFTWAFCPIMTLIITIIEMFKLDIVLNLFCMNWSDFTTGMAMSSTLMTVSVAITYANFYACLKCPYGWVVSIFAFLCGLLYTLEVVKDKFMDKKKGSYLAALPGFWKVMEAFVSCMIFISLTGYRDKPALILCVVAYIIPFPILPLIIVTNILKKLKTCLPFNLDRFVFIFLVISVVLYIFAAIVWPIFMFRNNPRPSDCPPSFCIWAIQFMVAFMTYVNLILFTLDLIFTLLGICGFKRT